One window of Staphylococcus chromogenes genomic DNA carries:
- the lexA gene encoding transcriptional repressor LexA: MRELTKRQEEIFEFIKHIVQSKGYPPSVREIGEAVGLASSSTVHGHLSRLEEKGYIRRDPTKPRAIEIVSELMGDPVNMEETIYVPVIGKVTAGTPITAVENVEEYYPLPEHFTSTHNGQIFILNVVGDSMIEAGILDGDKVIVRSQTIAENGDIIVAMTEDDEATVKRFYKEKNRYRLQPENSSLEPIYLENVTVLGKVVGLFREL, translated from the coding sequence ATGAGAGAGTTAACAAAAAGACAAGAAGAAATATTTGAGTTTATTAAGCATATTGTTCAATCGAAAGGTTATCCACCAAGTGTTCGTGAAATTGGAGAAGCTGTAGGGTTAGCTTCAAGTTCAACTGTTCATGGTCATTTATCTCGACTTGAAGAAAAAGGATACATTCGACGTGACCCTACAAAACCTAGAGCTATTGAAATTGTGAGCGAACTTATGGGGGACCCAGTTAATATGGAAGAAACGATTTATGTTCCAGTCATTGGGAAAGTTACTGCTGGTACTCCTATTACTGCAGTAGAAAATGTTGAAGAATATTATCCTTTACCAGAACACTTCACCTCTACTCACAATGGGCAAATCTTTATTTTAAATGTTGTCGGTGATAGTATGATTGAAGCGGGTATTTTAGATGGTGATAAAGTCATCGTGAGAAGTCAAACTATAGCAGAAAATGGAGATATTATCGTTGCGATGACTGAAGATGATGAAGCGACTGTTAAACGTTTTTATAAAGAGAAAAACCGCTATCGTTTACAACCTGAAAATAGTAGCTTAGAACCCATTTATCTTGAAAACGTTACTGTTTTAGGAAAAGTTGTAGGTCTATTTAGAGAACTTTAA
- a CDS encoding catalase — protein sequence MNRREPSKLTGLFGHPIGDRENTATAGPRGPLLMQDPYFLEQMSHFDREVIPERRMHAKGSGAFGTFTVTNDITQYTCAKIFSEVGKQTEMFARFSTVAGERGAADAERDIRGFALKFYTEEGNWDLVGNNTPVFFFRDPKLFVSLNRAVKRDPRTNMRSAQNNWDFWTSLPEALHQVTILMTDRGIPKDFRHMHGFGSHTYGMINANNERVWVKFHFRTQQGIENLQPDEAAKIVGEDRESSQRDLYNAIENGDFPKWKMYIQVMTEEQAKNHKDNPFDLTKVWYKGEYPLIEVGEFELNRNPDNYFQDVEQAAFAPTNIIPGLDFSPDKMLQGRLFSYGDAQRYRLGVNHWQIPVNQPKGVGVENLCPFSRDGQMRILDGNQGSQTHYYPNSYGTHESQPEYKRPPLELNGDAYEHNFREDDDNYFEQPGKLFRLQSPEQQERMFINTANEMDGTTDEVKHRHIRNCYQADPNYGKGVAKALGMLDDLEDILKGIQ from the coding sequence ATGAATCGAAGAGAGCCATCAAAATTAACAGGTTTATTTGGGCACCCGATTGGAGATCGTGAAAACACTGCTACAGCTGGTCCGCGTGGTCCTTTATTAATGCAAGATCCTTATTTCTTAGAGCAAATGTCACATTTTGACCGTGAAGTGATTCCTGAGCGCCGAATGCACGCGAAAGGTTCAGGTGCATTTGGTACATTTACTGTAACGAACGATATTACGCAATACACATGCGCTAAAATTTTTTCTGAGGTCGGAAAGCAAACTGAGATGTTCGCACGTTTCTCAACTGTAGCTGGAGAGCGTGGCGCAGCCGATGCAGAACGAGACATTCGTGGTTTTGCCCTCAAATTTTATACTGAAGAAGGTAACTGGGATTTAGTAGGTAACAACACGCCTGTATTCTTTTTCCGTGACCCGAAATTATTCGTAAGTTTAAACCGTGCTGTAAAAAGAGATCCAAGAACAAATATGAGAAGTGCCCAAAATAACTGGGATTTCTGGACATCGTTACCAGAAGCATTGCATCAAGTAACAATTTTAATGACTGATAGAGGGATTCCAAAAGATTTTAGACATATGCATGGTTTTGGTTCACATACGTATGGCATGATTAACGCAAATAATGAGCGTGTATGGGTGAAATTCCATTTCCGTACACAACAAGGCATTGAAAACTTACAGCCTGATGAAGCGGCTAAAATTGTAGGTGAAGACCGCGAATCTTCTCAAAGAGATTTGTATAATGCCATTGAAAACGGAGATTTCCCTAAATGGAAAATGTACATTCAAGTGATGACAGAAGAACAAGCTAAAAATCATAAAGATAACCCGTTTGATTTAACCAAAGTTTGGTACAAAGGGGAATACCCTTTAATCGAAGTTGGTGAGTTTGAGCTTAATCGTAACCCTGACAACTATTTCCAAGATGTTGAACAGGCTGCTTTTGCGCCAACAAATATCATTCCTGGTTTAGACTTTTCACCAGATAAAATGCTACAAGGGCGCTTATTCTCATATGGAGACGCACAACGTTATCGTTTAGGTGTAAACCACTGGCAAATTCCAGTAAACCAACCTAAAGGCGTCGGTGTAGAAAACCTTTGCCCATTCAGCCGTGATGGTCAAATGAGAATTTTAGATGGCAACCAAGGAAGTCAAACACATTATTATCCAAATAGTTATGGTACACATGAAAGTCAACCAGAATACAAACGTCCACCTCTAGAGTTAAACGGAGATGCATATGAACATAATTTCAGAGAAGATGACGATAATTACTTTGAACAACCGGGTAAATTATTCCGTTTACAATCGCCAGAACAACAAGAACGTATGTTTATCAATACAGCAAACGAAATGGACGGTACAACAGATGAAGTGAAACATCGCCACATTAGAAACTGTTACCAAGCAGATCCTAATTATGGAAAAGGTGTTGCAAAAGCACTTGGTATGCTTGATGATTTAGAGGATATCTTAAAAGGTATTCAATAG
- a CDS encoding CAP domain-containing protein: MHQLTRPLTEKVDHIVEGNTSHTQLKTPKQQSFAVRNIQMNMTQKEVETQLGSPVDTLDNEYGTKWYVYHQDYRDFVLVSYIDGKVHGLFSNQNLITSKSGIKYNTPKDVVREKLGKPLEEIRKGNTIYRQNNDEYDVFDKDNIYTTAFYDKYNNNHLTALLQVSKDMENRLQNQYAAPSTSLAKSYEKMDFYLVNATRVQNGLNTLKSSDSLSNTARKHSEDMAEHQYFDHTNLKGESPFDRMKNDHHQFNAAAENLAYGQQSAIFAHQGLMNSAGHRKNILHGNVTTLGVGVAFNTKKQPYWTENYTG; encoded by the coding sequence ATGCATCAACTTACACGACCACTTACTGAAAAAGTAGACCATATTGTAGAAGGTAACACGTCACACACGCAATTAAAAACACCAAAGCAACAATCCTTTGCAGTACGAAATATCCAAATGAATATGACGCAAAAAGAGGTAGAAACACAACTTGGTTCCCCGGTAGATACTTTAGATAATGAGTATGGGACAAAATGGTATGTCTACCATCAAGATTACCGAGATTTTGTATTAGTAAGTTATATTGATGGTAAAGTACATGGTCTATTTAGTAATCAAAATCTTATTACTTCTAAGTCTGGAATCAAATATAATACACCTAAAGACGTTGTTCGTGAAAAACTTGGTAAACCTTTAGAGGAAATTCGAAAAGGAAATACGATATATCGTCAAAATAATGACGAATATGATGTATTTGACAAAGATAACATTTACACGACGGCATTTTATGACAAGTATAATAACAACCATTTAACGGCGCTCTTACAAGTCAGCAAAGATATGGAAAATCGCTTGCAAAATCAATATGCCGCCCCATCTACAAGTTTAGCTAAAAGCTATGAAAAGATGGACTTTTATCTTGTGAATGCGACACGTGTGCAAAATGGATTGAACACGTTAAAATCCTCTGATTCACTTTCAAATACCGCACGCAAACATAGTGAAGACATGGCTGAGCATCAATATTTTGATCATACTAACTTAAAAGGGGAGTCACCTTTTGATCGTATGAAAAATGATCATCATCAGTTCAATGCAGCTGCAGAAAATCTAGCCTACGGACAACAAAGCGCAATATTTGCCCATCAAGGATTAATGAATTCTGCAGGACATCGTAAGAATATTTTACATGGAAACGTAACGACTTTAGGCGTAGGTGTTGCTTTTAATACTAAGAAACAACCTTACTGGACAGAAAACTATACGGGTTAA
- the thrB gene encoding homoserine kinase produces MKHKLTLKVPASTANLGCGFDSVGMALNKYLIIEAQPIQSNSWKFVHDGACLEGLPTDESHYVYKIAQQVAERFDVKLPSLEIKMYSDIPLARGLGSSASALVGALYIANYFGDIELSKYELLQLATEIEGHPDNVAPTIYGGLVVGYHNAETLGTDVAHIDIPDVDFIVTIPSYPLATEKARSVLPESISHKDAVKFSAISNTMISALIQHNYELAGKMMEQDGLHEQYRQHLLPDFEVVKQLGKQFDAYATVLSGAGPTILTMIKKEQSGPLVRALRKYVKTCHSELVTVNTQGVKSKVIFHY; encoded by the coding sequence ATTAAACATAAATTAACTTTAAAGGTTCCCGCTTCAACGGCGAATCTTGGATGTGGTTTTGATTCTGTGGGTATGGCGTTAAATAAATATCTTATTATTGAGGCACAACCTATTCAAAGTAACTCTTGGAAATTTGTGCATGATGGAGCATGTTTAGAAGGTTTACCGACAGACGAATCCCATTACGTTTATAAAATTGCGCAACAAGTGGCCGAACGTTTTGATGTAAAGCTGCCTTCGTTGGAAATTAAAATGTATAGTGATATACCGCTAGCGAGAGGATTAGGGTCTTCAGCATCTGCACTTGTCGGTGCACTTTATATTGCCAATTATTTTGGGGACATTGAACTGTCTAAATATGAGTTGTTACAATTAGCTACTGAAATTGAAGGTCACCCTGATAATGTAGCGCCCACAATATATGGTGGCCTCGTGGTTGGATATCATAATGCTGAAACTTTGGGAACAGATGTCGCACACATTGATATACCAGATGTAGATTTTATTGTTACGATTCCATCCTATCCATTAGCAACAGAAAAAGCACGGAGCGTGTTACCTGAATCGATTTCACATAAAGATGCGGTTAAATTTAGTGCTATTAGTAATACGATGATCAGTGCACTCATTCAACATAATTACGAGTTAGCTGGAAAAATGATGGAGCAAGATGGGTTACATGAACAATATCGACAGCATCTACTTCCAGACTTTGAAGTGGTCAAACAGTTAGGAAAACAATTCGATGCCTATGCAACTGTCCTATCTGGAGCGGGTCCAACGATTTTAACGATGATTAAAAAAGAACAAAGTGGTCCACTCGTGCGTGCGTTACGGAAATATGTCAAAACGTGCCATTCAGAGTTAGTGACGGTAAATACTCAAGGTGTCAAATCGAAAGTTATTTTTCATTATTAA
- the sosA gene encoding DNA damage-induced cell division inhibitor SosA, producing MIKTKLNELYLYLSVFIASMVLFFVFFIMASQTAYTEQTYEMTDHQIKSNSSEQVQKYEQKANDQQSVLAVSLR from the coding sequence ATGATTAAAACTAAATTAAATGAATTATATCTATATTTATCTGTTTTTATTGCTTCTATGGTTCTCTTTTTTGTCTTTTTTATAATGGCGAGCCAAACAGCATATACAGAACAAACGTACGAAATGACAGACCATCAAATTAAATCTAACTCATCCGAACAGGTTCAAAAATACGAACAAAAAGCAAACGACCAACAGAGTGTTCTCGCAGTAAGTTTAAGATAA
- the rpmG gene encoding 50S ribosomal protein L33: MRVNVTLACTECGDRNYITTKNKRTNPERIEMMKYCPRLNKHTLHRETK; the protein is encoded by the coding sequence ATGCGCGTTAATGTAACATTAGCATGTACTGAATGTGGTGACCGTAACTACATCACTACGAAAAACAAACGTACGAATCCTGAGCGTATCGAAATGATGAAATATTGCCCAAGATTAAATAAACATACGTTACACAGAGAAACAAAATAA
- the guaC gene encoding GMP reductase, translating into MKIFDYEDIQLIPNKSIVKSRSEIDTSIQFGPRRFKLPVVPANMQTVMNETLAEWFAANDYFYIMHRFDEAARLPFVKRMQEKGLFASISVGVKEGEFKFVESLKDANLSPEYITIDIAHGHSDQVIEMIQHIKKLLPDVFVIAGNVGTPEGVRELENAGADATKVGIGPGRVCITKIKTGFGTGGWQLAAVNHCSKAARKPIIADGGIRTHGDIAKSVRFGASMVMIGSLFAAHDESPGETVELDGKKYKEYFGSASEYQKGERKNVEGKKMFVEHKGSLKDTLIEMQEDLQSSISYAGGKDIDALRKVDYVVVRNSIFNGDRD; encoded by the coding sequence ATGAAAATTTTTGATTACGAAGACATTCAGCTTATACCGAACAAAAGTATTGTAAAGAGTCGCTCAGAAATTGATACATCCATTCAATTTGGACCAAGACGATTTAAATTACCTGTCGTGCCTGCGAACATGCAAACGGTAATGAATGAGACCCTTGCAGAGTGGTTTGCGGCGAATGATTACTTCTATATTATGCATCGTTTTGATGAAGCTGCACGTTTACCCTTTGTAAAGAGAATGCAGGAAAAAGGCTTATTCGCATCTATTTCAGTGGGTGTTAAAGAAGGAGAATTTAAGTTCGTTGAGTCGCTAAAAGATGCTAACTTGTCTCCTGAATACATTACGATTGATATTGCACATGGTCATTCAGATCAAGTAATTGAGATGATTCAACATATCAAAAAATTACTTCCTGATGTGTTTGTTATTGCAGGTAATGTAGGGACACCTGAAGGGGTGCGTGAATTAGAAAACGCTGGCGCGGATGCAACAAAAGTAGGTATAGGGCCTGGACGTGTTTGTATAACAAAAATTAAAACAGGTTTTGGTACAGGTGGATGGCAACTTGCTGCTGTTAATCACTGTAGTAAAGCTGCACGTAAGCCTATTATCGCTGATGGAGGGATTCGAACGCATGGAGACATTGCTAAATCCGTACGATTTGGTGCTTCAATGGTGATGATTGGTTCACTTTTCGCTGCTCATGACGAATCACCTGGCGAAACTGTAGAACTCGATGGGAAGAAATATAAAGAATATTTCGGTAGTGCTTCGGAATATCAAAAGGGAGAACGTAAAAATGTAGAAGGCAAAAAAATGTTTGTCGAACATAAAGGTTCTCTTAAAGATACCCTTATCGAGATGCAAGAAGATCTACAAAGCTCAATTTCTTATGCAGGTGGCAAGGATATTGATGCTTTACGTAAAGTGGATTATGTGGTAGTGAGAAATTCAATTTTTAACGGCGATAGAGACTAA
- the rpsN gene encoding 30S ribosomal protein S14: MAKKSKIAKEQKREAMVAKYAELRRELKAKGDYEGLKKLPRDASPTRLTRRCKVTGRPRGVMRKFEMSRIAFREHAHKGQIPGVKKSSW, encoded by the coding sequence ATGGCTAAAAAATCTAAAATTGCCAAAGAACAAAAGCGTGAAGCAATGGTTGCTAAATACGCGGAGTTACGACGTGAACTAAAAGCGAAAGGAGATTATGAAGGCTTAAAAAAATTACCAAGAGATGCATCTCCAACACGTCTCACACGTAGATGTAAAGTGACAGGTCGTCCTAGAGGAGTTATGCGTAAATTTGAAATGTCTCGTATTGCATTTAGAGAACATGCACATAAAGGTCAAATTCCTGGCGTAAAAAAATCAAGTTGGTAA
- a CDS encoding DUF896 domain-containing protein — MLSQDKLNRINALAKKKKNEGLTEAEAKEQSKLRSEYLTTFRNSFKDQIEHTKVIDPEGNDVTPDKLKEIQKKNHTRGK, encoded by the coding sequence ATGCTGAGTCAAGATAAATTAAATCGCATCAATGCATTGGCTAAGAAAAAGAAAAATGAAGGATTGACTGAAGCTGAAGCGAAAGAACAATCAAAATTAAGAAGTGAATATTTAACGACGTTTCGTAATAGTTTCAAAGATCAAATTGAACACACGAAAGTCATTGATCCAGAAGGAAATGATGTTACACCTGATAAATTAAAAGAGATTCAAAAAAAGAACCACACGCGTGGAAAGTAA
- a CDS encoding amino acid permease: protein MEEKSLNRGLQLRHITMFAIGGAIGTGLFVATGGVIAQAGPGGAILAYLIIGTMLYFLMSSIGEMATFYPVSGSFSSYATRFVDASLGFTMGWLYWLIWALVTSVDIIIATNVLSYWDAFSFFSPMVWSIIFLSLLLLLNIFSVKAFGEAEFWLSLIKVVTIIVFIVLGLLMIFGILGGHTYGFDNFTHGEAPFVGGVSGFLSVLLIAGFSVGGTEVVAVTAGESDNPKKSMPRAIKQVFWRILLFYVLSIAVISAIIPYTDPTLLNESGSITQSPFTIVFDKVGIAFAASVINAVILTSLLSASNSGLFTTSRMLFSLSQQGSAPKVLGRINHATKLPLNALITTFVLITAVTIFANFKPESVMGLLNIIGALITFVWASSIISQIRMRKAIKAQRKDIDQLLPYKSPLFPVGPIIVLIIIAFLIFGSSFNAILTLDIPKLAQSFLPIILLIGVYFGHKLIHKTKVIPLDQIDLSEHEMYTQHK from the coding sequence ATGGAAGAAAAAAGTTTAAATCGAGGACTCCAATTGCGTCATATTACAATGTTCGCTATTGGAGGCGCAATTGGTACAGGCTTATTTGTTGCAACAGGCGGGGTTATCGCTCAAGCAGGTCCTGGAGGCGCAATATTAGCTTATTTAATCATTGGTACAATGCTCTATTTCTTAATGTCATCGATTGGAGAAATGGCTACTTTTTATCCTGTATCTGGATCATTCAGTAGTTATGCCACTCGCTTTGTCGATGCATCACTTGGTTTCACGATGGGATGGCTTTATTGGCTCATTTGGGCACTAGTGACAAGTGTAGATATCATTATTGCCACAAATGTCCTAAGTTATTGGGATGCATTCAGTTTCTTCTCACCTATGGTTTGGAGTATCATATTTTTAAGTCTTTTACTTCTATTAAATATATTCTCTGTAAAAGCGTTTGGAGAAGCAGAATTTTGGCTGTCTTTAATTAAAGTAGTTACCATCATTGTATTTATTGTTCTCGGTCTTCTTATGATATTTGGTATTTTAGGAGGCCACACCTATGGCTTTGATAATTTCACACATGGAGAAGCACCATTTGTCGGTGGCGTGTCAGGTTTCTTAAGCGTGTTGCTTATCGCCGGTTTCTCAGTGGGAGGAACAGAAGTAGTTGCCGTTACTGCCGGAGAATCAGATAATCCAAAAAAATCTATGCCACGCGCAATTAAACAAGTATTTTGGCGTATTTTATTATTCTATGTCCTCTCGATTGCAGTCATTTCAGCTATTATTCCTTATACTGACCCAACCTTATTAAATGAGAGTGGTTCTATTACGCAAAGTCCATTTACAATTGTTTTCGACAAAGTAGGGATTGCCTTTGCGGCTTCAGTGATTAATGCTGTTATATTAACGTCTTTATTATCTGCATCGAACTCTGGTTTGTTTACAACAAGTCGTATGCTATTTTCACTTAGTCAACAAGGATCTGCACCTAAAGTTTTAGGGCGTATCAATCATGCAACAAAATTACCACTCAATGCATTAATAACAACATTTGTTTTAATTACAGCTGTGACAATATTTGCCAATTTTAAACCCGAAAGTGTCATGGGGTTATTAAATATTATCGGCGCTTTAATTACTTTTGTTTGGGCTTCTAGTATTATTTCTCAAATACGTATGAGAAAAGCAATCAAAGCACAACGGAAAGATATTGATCAATTATTACCTTATAAATCACCCTTGTTCCCAGTTGGTCCAATTATTGTCTTGATTATTATTGCATTTTTAATTTTTGGAAGTTCTTTCAACGCCATTTTAACGTTAGATATTCCTAAACTCGCACAAAGTTTCTTACCTATTATTCTTTTAATTGGCGTGTATTTCGGACATAAATTGATACACAAAACTAAAGTGATTCCACTTGATCAAATCGATTTATCAGAACACGAAATGTATACACAACATAAATAA
- a CDS encoding YneF family protein translates to MATWLAILLIVLALIIGLVGGFFLARKYMMDYLKKNPPINEEMLRMMMMQMGQKPSQKKINQMMTMMNKNMDKKI, encoded by the coding sequence ATGGCTACATGGTTGGCAATTTTATTAATTGTACTTGCACTTATCATTGGACTTGTGGGTGGTTTCTTTCTCGCGCGTAAATATATGATGGATTATTTGAAGAAAAATCCACCTATTAATGAAGAAATGTTACGTATGATGATGATGCAAATGGGTCAAAAACCATCTCAGAAAAAGATTAACCAAATGATGACAATGATGAATAAAAATATGGATAAAAAGATTTAA
- a CDS encoding Cof-type HAD-IIB family hydrolase, with product MKPDLIIMDMDDTLMTSENIVSETTKNYLIEIQEAGYSIALASGRPTEGMIPVAHTLKMDQFESYIMSYNGANTIDLKTKEVIASKMISKESFDKIVDFCREKGLFTLTYHEGHIVYEGQHEYMSIESEITGLPMKEVEDLKDYIQGPVPKAMGVDYEEHISEIFNTLDGHFNDEIACTTSKPFFLEFMSSGVSKGKAIQDLANRLNLDVQKMIAFGDSANDKEMFEVVGTSVAMDNAIDLLKSRATMTTKSHDEDGIPFALKQLI from the coding sequence ATGAAACCAGATTTAATCATTATGGATATGGATGATACATTGATGACTTCTGAAAACATTGTATCTGAAACAACAAAAAATTATCTTATTGAGATACAAGAAGCAGGTTATTCCATTGCCCTTGCCTCTGGAAGACCTACGGAAGGTATGATTCCTGTGGCTCATACTTTAAAAATGGATCAATTTGAAAGTTATATTATGTCTTATAATGGAGCGAATACGATTGATTTAAAAACGAAAGAAGTTATCGCGAGTAAAATGATTTCCAAAGAAAGTTTTGATAAAATTGTGGATTTTTGCCGAGAAAAGGGATTATTCACTTTAACTTACCATGAAGGTCATATTGTTTATGAAGGCCAACATGAATACATGTCTATTGAATCAGAAATAACGGGGTTACCGATGAAAGAGGTCGAAGATTTAAAAGATTATATTCAGGGGCCCGTACCTAAAGCGATGGGTGTTGACTATGAGGAACATATTTCTGAGATTTTTAATACTCTCGATGGACATTTTAATGATGAGATCGCATGTACTACAAGTAAGCCATTCTTTTTAGAATTTATGAGTAGCGGTGTTTCAAAGGGTAAGGCTATTCAAGATTTAGCCAACCGCTTAAATTTAGATGTTCAAAAAATGATCGCTTTTGGAGATAGCGCAAATGATAAAGAAATGTTTGAGGTGGTTGGGACCTCTGTTGCGATGGACAATGCTATTGATTTATTAAAATCACGTGCGACGATGACGACCAAAAGTCATGATGAAGATGGTATTCCTTTTGCCTTAAAACAACTCATATAA
- the tkt gene encoding transketolase, producing MFGQKDIHAVNTIRALSIDAIEKANSGHPGLPMGAAPMAYTLWTQHLNFNPNSNTYFNRDRFVLSAGHGSALLYSLLHVSGGLELEELKQFRQWDSKTPGHPEYHHTKGVEITTGPLGQGFAMSVGMAMAEKHLAAKFNKEDISVVDHYTYVLASDGDLMEGISHEAASLAGHLKLDKLITLYDSNNISLDGETNKSFSEDIKKRFEAYGWNHILVKNGNDMDEINKAIEEAKSQKGPTIIEVKTIIGYGSPNKSNSNSSHGSPLGEDERELTFKNYELDPSQTFQVDDSVYEIFNETMIQRADEHEAAWKKDLEAYTEKYPELAKEFKTAIAGELPEGYDKELPRFELGHKAASRADSGEVIQALAETVPSFFGGSADLASSNKSNVKAEGDFSAEEGAGKNVWFGVREFAMAATVNGMAAHGGLHPYGATFFVFSDYLKPALRLSAIMGLRSTFIFTHDSIAVGEDGPTHEPIEQLAGLRAIPNLNVIRPADGNETRVAWKIALESNGTPTALVLTRQGLPVLDVEESKLEEGVRKGAYVVYETEKSPEYVLMATGSEVSLVIEVAKDLEQRGKGVRVVSMPNWNAFEAQSKAYQDEILLPEVSKRVAVEMAATLGWHKYVGMNGLVIGIDRYGASAPGDLVVEKYGFTKENILSQIESL from the coding sequence ATGTTTGGACAAAAAGATATACATGCAGTAAATACGATACGTGCCCTCAGTATCGACGCAATTGAAAAAGCAAATTCAGGGCACCCAGGATTACCGATGGGTGCTGCGCCAATGGCATATACCCTTTGGACACAACATTTAAATTTCAATCCAAATTCTAATACGTATTTTAACCGTGATCGTTTCGTGTTGTCAGCAGGTCATGGCTCAGCTTTATTATATAGCTTACTTCACGTGTCTGGTGGTTTAGAGTTAGAAGAGCTCAAGCAATTTAGACAATGGGATTCCAAAACACCAGGTCATCCAGAATATCACCATACAAAAGGTGTAGAAATTACAACAGGACCACTTGGACAAGGTTTTGCAATGTCAGTAGGTATGGCTATGGCTGAAAAGCACTTAGCAGCAAAATTTAACAAGGAAGATATTTCTGTTGTTGACCATTATACGTATGTTTTGGCGTCTGATGGAGACCTTATGGAAGGTATCTCTCATGAAGCTGCATCCTTAGCAGGTCACCTTAAGTTAGACAAATTAATTACTTTATATGATTCGAATAATATTTCATTAGATGGTGAAACGAATAAATCATTCTCAGAAGATATTAAAAAACGATTTGAAGCATACGGTTGGAATCATATTCTTGTAAAAAATGGCAATGATATGGATGAAATTAACAAAGCCATCGAAGAAGCAAAATCTCAAAAAGGTCCTACAATTATCGAAGTTAAAACGATTATTGGTTATGGTTCTCCTAACAAATCAAACAGCAACAGTTCACATGGATCACCACTTGGCGAAGATGAGCGTGAATTAACATTTAAAAACTATGAATTAGATCCGTCACAAACTTTCCAAGTTGATGACAGTGTCTATGAAATATTTAATGAAACGATGATTCAACGTGCAGATGAACATGAAGCAGCATGGAAAAAAGATTTAGAGGCTTATACTGAAAAGTATCCTGAATTAGCTAAAGAATTCAAAACAGCAATCGCTGGTGAGTTGCCAGAAGGTTACGATAAAGAACTTCCACGTTTCGAATTAGGTCATAAAGCGGCTTCACGTGCTGATTCTGGTGAAGTGATTCAAGCATTAGCTGAAACTGTTCCTTCGTTCTTTGGCGGTTCAGCAGACTTAGCTTCATCTAATAAATCTAACGTGAAGGCAGAAGGCGATTTCTCTGCTGAAGAGGGCGCTGGCAAAAACGTATGGTTTGGTGTGCGTGAATTTGCAATGGCAGCAACGGTTAATGGTATGGCTGCACACGGTGGTTTACACCCTTATGGAGCAACTTTCTTTGTATTTAGTGATTACCTCAAACCAGCATTAAGACTTTCTGCTATCATGGGATTACGTTCAACATTCATTTTTACACACGATTCCATTGCAGTGGGTGAAGATGGACCAACGCATGAACCTATCGAACAATTGGCAGGTCTACGTGCGATTCCAAACTTAAATGTGATTCGACCAGCTGATGGGAATGAAACACGTGTAGCTTGGAAAATCGCATTAGAATCTAATGGTACACCAACTGCATTAGTATTGACACGACAAGGTTTACCTGTTTTAGATGTTGAAGAATCTAAACTTGAGGAAGGCGTACGCAAAGGTGCCTATGTCGTTTATGAAACAGAGAAAAGTCCTGAATATGTCCTCATGGCCACAGGTTCTGAAGTGAGCTTAGTGATTGAGGTTGCTAAAGATTTAGAACAAAGAGGCAAAGGTGTACGTGTAGTATCAATGCCAAACTGGAATGCATTTGAAGCACAATCAAAAGCATATCAAGATGAAATATTATTGCCAGAAGTCTCTAAACGAGTAGCTGTTGAAATGGCTGCGACATTAGGATGGCACAAATATGTGGGTATGAACGGCCTAGTCATTGGTATTGACAGATATGGCGCAAGTGCTCCTGGTGATTTAGTTGTAGAAAAATATGGCTTTACTAAAGAAAATATTTTATCTCAAATTGAGTCACTTTAA